From Paenibacillus sp. PK3_47, the proteins below share one genomic window:
- a CDS encoding GNAT family N-acetyltransferase: MIIHPKEYEVKGLRYMIRSARAEDAEQLPAVRLQIDGETENMDREPGEAFIDMSGFEELIRKDTESKRNIFLVAEVLGRICGYSRCQGNELKRFAHKAEFGVGVLQEFWGYGIGSHLLQESIEWADNSGITRLTLNVLERNESAIRLYSKQGFEQEGILHKDKRLADGKYYNTILMARLKE; encoded by the coding sequence ATGATTATTCATCCAAAGGAATACGAAGTAAAAGGTTTGAGATACATGATCCGCTCAGCCAGAGCAGAGGATGCGGAGCAGCTGCCGGCCGTCCGTCTGCAAATCGACGGGGAGACCGAGAATATGGACAGGGAGCCCGGCGAAGCCTTTATTGATATGTCTGGTTTTGAGGAGCTGATCCGGAAGGACACGGAAAGTAAGCGGAATATTTTTCTGGTAGCAGAGGTGCTTGGACGGATCTGCGGTTATTCAAGGTGCCAGGGCAATGAGCTGAAACGGTTCGCCCATAAGGCGGAATTTGGCGTTGGCGTTCTGCAGGAGTTCTGGGGGTACGGCATCGGGAGTCATCTGCTGCAGGAGTCCATTGAATGGGCCGATAACAGCGGGATTACGAGGCTGACACTGAATGTGCTGGAGCGTAATGAGTCCGCTATCCGGCTGTACAGTAAGCAAGGTTTTGAGCAGGAAGGCATTTTACATAAAGACAAGCGGCTGGCGGACGGTAAATACTATAACACGATCCTGATGGCGAGATTAAAGGAATGA